The following coding sequences lie in one Mycobacterium gordonae genomic window:
- a CDS encoding glycine-rich domain-containing protein, with amino-acid sequence MWGRRRDRYGRARVAVTELELLPAVFKTCPWQPRTLVEIGLRQWLLCCAAALPDNQVIGMPSRAVDEAWHGLILCTARYAEFCDKAYGRFLHHHPDGGAPTGVAGDSAAEQLRRTIIAWELVAGPGEQCVLWDLDERVGVEEPWGVSVERVAEIRSAVARARAAARVR; translated from the coding sequence GTGTGGGGCCGACGGCGGGATCGTTACGGTCGGGCACGCGTCGCGGTGACCGAACTCGAGCTCCTTCCGGCCGTGTTCAAGACATGTCCGTGGCAGCCCAGAACGCTGGTGGAGATCGGCTTGCGCCAATGGCTGCTCTGCTGCGCGGCCGCCCTACCGGACAACCAGGTCATCGGTATGCCGTCGCGCGCCGTCGATGAGGCCTGGCACGGGTTGATCCTGTGCACCGCACGCTATGCCGAGTTCTGCGACAAGGCCTACGGCAGGTTTCTTCACCACCACCCCGACGGCGGCGCGCCCACAGGCGTCGCCGGTGACTCGGCGGCCGAGCAGCTTCGCAGGACGATCATCGCCTGGGAGTTGGTCGCCGGGCCCGGCGAGCAGTGTGTGCTGTGGGATCTCGACGAGCGGGTCGGTGTCGAGGAACCCTGGGGCGTGAGTGTCGAGCGCGTCGCGGAAATCCGGTCCGCGGTGGCCCGCGCCAGAGCCGCCGCCCGGGTGCGGTAG
- a CDS encoding acyl-CoA thioesterase domain-containing protein: MQGNSDGAASAVQLPYLVRDGNRYLPTEIARGGWGPSLSGHVVGGLLGWAAERLVDDPQFQPARLTIDLPRPTALEPVEVHTRVRQDRRRLRLVEVGLVQNGNPVAHASALFLRRGAQPDGQVWSSPVHMPAIPAEQSDVESLFIRTYGWGADIQNPEPGWADTPGQKYTWLQETRPLVDADPMTAFTRAAMAGDITASIANWGSRRLQFINVDYTLTLTRLPHGPHLGLASLTHCSDGGVATGSAVLVDSTGPIGTCVSVAIAQTGFLAPTETQPS, translated from the coding sequence GTGCAAGGCAATTCCGACGGCGCTGCCTCGGCAGTGCAGCTGCCTTACCTCGTTCGCGACGGAAATCGTTATCTACCAACCGAAATCGCGCGGGGTGGGTGGGGCCCATCGCTGAGTGGCCACGTCGTCGGCGGTCTGCTTGGCTGGGCAGCCGAACGGCTCGTGGACGACCCGCAATTTCAACCGGCGCGTCTGACCATCGATCTGCCGCGTCCAACCGCTCTCGAACCGGTCGAGGTGCACACCCGGGTTCGGCAAGATCGTCGGCGACTGCGTCTGGTCGAAGTCGGCCTCGTCCAGAACGGCAACCCGGTCGCGCATGCCAGTGCGCTTTTCCTGCGGCGCGGCGCTCAACCCGACGGGCAGGTGTGGTCATCACCCGTGCACATGCCGGCTATCCCGGCCGAGCAGAGCGATGTCGAGTCGCTGTTCATCCGGACGTATGGCTGGGGTGCGGACATTCAGAACCCCGAGCCCGGTTGGGCCGACACCCCTGGGCAGAAGTACACCTGGCTGCAGGAGACGCGCCCACTGGTCGACGCCGACCCGATGACCGCCTTCACCCGCGCGGCCATGGCCGGTGACATCACGGCGTCGATCGCCAACTGGGGATCCCGAAGGCTGCAATTCATCAACGTCGACTACACCCTGACGCTGACCAGGCTGCCGCACGGACCGCACCTCGGCCTGGCGTCACTGACGCACTGCAGCGACGGCGGGGTCGCGACCGGTTCGGCTGTGCTGGTCGACTCTACCGGCCCGATCGGCACCTGTGTGTCCGTGGCGATCGCCCAGACCGGGTTCCTTGCCCCAACGGAAACTCAGCCCAGCTGA